From the Gramella sp. Hel_I_59 genome, one window contains:
- a CDS encoding TonB-dependent receptor plug domain-containing protein gives MESISENEIILLVTRSGYLSKRIPVSQNGIMELDLSTISLSPDSSRDLTFQNTISLSDADVMEDEADFDNISGILQSTRDAYLSAAAFDFSQTFYRVRGLGSEYGSLMINGVEMNKVFDGRPQWSNWGGLNDVQRNQVFSPGVSPSEYDFGDLGGTTNIIMRASRLASGGRITASGSNRSYTGRLMATYASGEKNGGWFYAFSIGRRYASEGYMEGTPFDANSIYLGLEKIINKEHALNFTAIYTPTLRGKSAPLTEEVVEIKGKRYNPYWGLQEGMIRNSRMKEIKEPIFMLNHFWNPSENVQLNTNLSYQFGEVSNTRIDYGGTSFVDFDSQRTYLGGASNPDPVYYQKLPGYFLRFKGFEDYQKAYLSANELRNNGQFNWANIYEANTNPDALYALAADVNQDRSLIANSILNWQLSSSLQLITSFKASSLKSHNFGRIEDLFGAFSFLDVEVFSDFSQNDLRNPDRKALEGESYKYDYDLEAQTAEVFAQLQKQWRSMEISISGQVSTSSFNRIGNYQNEEFMANSYGSSKHIDFLTSGIKTNLLYKFSGRQSLEFNLAVFSKAPLLKNIFINPRQNNTIAPRVSEEIITASDLSYRYRTNLFNFRLTGYVQQIANSSEVSFYYTDGLSGLGRENSTAFVQEVLTNMDKQYLGIELSSEYQVTSTIKLKLAGGSGQFIYNNNPALSLYSSSFEDLNYEQSFLKGYRLPGGSQSAFQLAFEYRDPAYWWFGVSQNYFTGAFIDVSPLSRTSNFQKDYDGLEIVEYDAEVARELLRQEQFDPYFLTNIIGGKSWRIKDKYLGLFASINNALNTNFKTGGFEQARNANYRTLKVDRDREVPIFGNKYWYGNGTSYFVNLNLRF, from the coding sequence ATGGAAAGTATTTCAGAAAATGAGATTATTCTCCTGGTAACCAGATCGGGTTATCTGAGTAAAAGAATACCTGTAAGTCAGAATGGAATTATGGAGCTGGATCTTTCCACCATTTCACTGAGTCCAGATTCCAGTCGCGATCTCACCTTTCAAAATACTATAAGTCTTTCAGATGCTGATGTAATGGAAGATGAAGCCGACTTTGATAATATTTCAGGTATTCTTCAATCCACCCGGGATGCTTATCTAAGCGCAGCTGCATTTGATTTTAGTCAGACTTTTTACAGGGTACGGGGCCTCGGATCGGAATATGGCAGCTTGATGATTAATGGAGTTGAGATGAACAAAGTATTTGATGGCAGACCTCAATGGAGTAATTGGGGAGGACTTAATGATGTACAGAGAAACCAGGTTTTCAGTCCTGGTGTATCTCCTTCAGAATATGATTTTGGAGATCTTGGTGGTACTACGAATATAATTATGCGTGCATCACGTTTGGCTAGCGGTGGTAGAATTACTGCCTCAGGTTCAAACCGAAGTTATACCGGTAGACTTATGGCAACTTACGCAAGTGGTGAGAAAAATGGTGGCTGGTTTTATGCATTTTCTATAGGACGGCGTTATGCCAGTGAAGGTTATATGGAAGGGACTCCGTTCGATGCAAACTCTATTTACCTGGGTTTGGAAAAGATCATCAATAAGGAGCATGCACTTAATTTCACTGCGATCTATACGCCAACACTTCGTGGGAAATCTGCACCACTTACAGAAGAGGTTGTTGAAATTAAAGGAAAGCGCTATAATCCATACTGGGGTTTACAAGAGGGTATGATTCGCAATAGCAGGATGAAAGAGATCAAAGAGCCGATTTTTATGCTCAATCATTTCTGGAATCCTTCTGAAAATGTACAACTCAATACCAACCTCTCTTACCAGTTTGGTGAGGTATCTAATACCCGTATAGATTATGGAGGTACTAGCTTCGTCGATTTTGATTCACAACGTACCTACTTAGGTGGAGCTTCAAATCCAGATCCCGTTTATTACCAGAAGTTACCAGGATATTTTCTAAGATTTAAAGGTTTCGAGGATTATCAGAAAGCTTATCTCTCGGCAAACGAATTGAGAAATAATGGACAGTTCAACTGGGCCAACATTTATGAAGCCAATACTAATCCTGATGCTTTGTACGCTCTCGCGGCAGATGTCAATCAGGATCGGAGTTTGATTGCTAATAGTATTCTGAACTGGCAATTATCTTCCAGCCTGCAGCTAATTACAAGCTTTAAAGCTTCATCTCTAAAAAGCCATAATTTTGGCAGGATCGAGGATCTCTTTGGCGCATTCAGTTTTCTGGATGTAGAGGTGTTTTCAGACTTCTCTCAGAATGACCTGCGTAATCCCGATCGAAAAGCACTGGAAGGGGAGAGTTATAAGTACGATTATGATCTAGAAGCTCAAACGGCTGAAGTTTTTGCTCAGCTTCAAAAGCAGTGGAGAAGTATGGAAATTAGTATCTCCGGGCAGGTTTCGACCTCAAGCTTCAATCGTATTGGGAATTACCAGAATGAAGAATTCATGGCGAATTCTTACGGTAGTTCTAAGCATATCGATTTTCTTACTTCAGGTATAAAAACAAACTTACTTTATAAATTTTCGGGACGTCAAAGTCTGGAGTTTAATCTGGCAGTCTTCTCAAAAGCTCCATTACTGAAGAACATTTTCATTAATCCAAGGCAAAATAACACCATTGCTCCCCGAGTTTCCGAAGAAATAATTACTGCTTCAGATCTTAGTTATCGCTATCGCACGAATCTTTTCAACTTTAGACTTACCGGTTACGTCCAGCAAATAGCGAATAGTAGCGAAGTTTCTTTTTATTATACAGATGGACTATCAGGTCTGGGCAGAGAGAATTCCACAGCTTTCGTTCAGGAGGTGCTAACCAATATGGATAAACAATACCTTGGAATTGAACTAAGTTCAGAATACCAGGTAACTTCAACGATAAAGCTGAAGCTGGCCGGAGGAAGCGGACAGTTTATATACAACAACAATCCTGCTCTTAGCCTGTACTCCAGTTCTTTTGAAGATTTGAATTATGAACAATCATTCCTTAAAGGTTACCGCTTACCAGGTGGTTCACAATCTGCGTTTCAACTAGCTTTCGAATATAGGGATCCTGCATACTGGTGGTTTGGTGTTTCGCAAAATTACTTTACTGGCGCATTCATAGATGTGAGTCCGTTGAGTAGGACTTCAAATTTTCAAAAAGATTACGATGGTTTGGAGATCGTGGAATACGATGCGGAAGTAGCAAGAGAATTATTACGGCAAGAGCAGTTTGATCCTTATTTTCTCACGAACATCATTGGGGGTAAAAGCTGGAGAATAAAGGATAAGTACCTCGGTTTATTCGCTAGTATAAATAACGCACTCAATACCAATTTTAAAACTGGTGGTTTTGAGCAGGCGCGGAATGCTAATTATAGAACTTTAAAAGTGGATAGGGATCGCGAGGTTCCAATCTTCGGAAATAAATACTGGTATGGAAACGGCACCAGTTACTTTGTGAATTTAAATCTTAGATTTTAA
- a CDS encoding endonuclease/exonuclease/phosphatase family protein — protein sequence MRDYHIETIAFYNVENLFDTVDDTLTFDDDRTALGKDNWTEERYYVKIANISRVLAEIGTQESKKPPLVIGLCEIENKKVLEDLIAHPNLAQFNYKIVHYDSPDERGIDVALLYRSQSFVVTNSQARKLMIYDEDKRDYTRDQLVVSGIAMGQETHFIVNHWPSRSGGEAKSSYKREKAAMLNKRIIDSIYQEDPKARIIGMGDFNDDPTNKSFKKFLQTKAEIQDLKEGDLYNPMENMLKRGRGTLAYRDSWNLFDQFYLSESLLNRTSEGFQYYKAGIFNAPYLITQGGQYRGYPMRTYGSSGYQPGYSDHFPVYLYLIKAVE from the coding sequence ATGAGAGATTACCATATTGAAACTATTGCATTTTATAATGTCGAGAATCTTTTCGACACCGTAGACGACACGCTAACGTTTGATGATGACAGGACTGCTCTGGGTAAAGACAACTGGACCGAGGAACGTTATTACGTTAAAATAGCGAATATTTCCAGGGTGCTTGCTGAAATAGGAACTCAGGAATCTAAAAAGCCACCATTGGTTATTGGTCTTTGTGAAATTGAAAATAAGAAGGTTTTAGAAGATCTTATTGCACATCCCAACCTTGCACAGTTCAATTATAAGATCGTGCATTACGATTCTCCAGATGAGCGAGGCATCGATGTTGCACTGCTATATCGTTCGCAGTCATTTGTGGTGACGAATTCCCAGGCCAGGAAATTGATGATCTATGATGAGGATAAAAGGGATTACACCAGAGATCAACTAGTGGTTAGCGGAATTGCCATGGGGCAGGAAACTCATTTTATAGTAAATCACTGGCCATCCAGGTCTGGTGGTGAAGCAAAAAGCAGTTACAAACGTGAAAAAGCTGCTATGCTTAACAAACGTATCATTGATTCGATTTATCAGGAAGACCCGAAAGCAAGAATTATCGGAATGGGAGATTTCAACGATGATCCTACCAATAAAAGCTTCAAAAAGTTCCTACAAACTAAAGCCGAAATTCAGGATTTGAAAGAAGGGGACCTGTATAATCCTATGGAAAACATGCTCAAAAGAGGTCGCGGGACACTGGCATATCGTGATTCCTGGAACTTATTCGATCAATTCTATCTTTCAGAAAGCTTATTGAACAGAACTTCTGAAGGATTTCAGTATTATAAAGCCGGAATTTTTAACGCTCCTTATTTAATTACGCAGGGTGGCCAGTACCGCGGGTATCCTATGCGTACTTATGGTAGCTCAGGCTATCAGCCTGGGTATAGTGATCATTTTCCGGTATACCTGTATTTAATAAAAGCAGTAGAATAA
- a CDS encoding DUF5689 domain-containing protein yields MIFLLAMTFHACVPTDDFEVPELVEDSISIDGNFTSIAAVKGNYKIETGEIHNFRDTDTWFEAYVISDDSGGNFYKKLVLQDKAQNPQSGIQIPVDDNSLHQTYNFGRKVYVKLDGLSLGFNNGVLQLGIQNRGDVVAIPSSLIDDFIVRSEITSEIIPKKLSISEFSEETKNLYVEVHDIQFDINLVREAESFSFASHRYDEYDGERQLESCTTGETAFLSTSTYANFRSLMLPSGSGNIKGVLSRNYYDEHFVLIVNDPTALDFDGERCDDQFFKCDSEGIFNRNVITEENFDGVTSNTTLASRKWTNINVSGGEKRFTPTMVNGNRLLRISAYNTLENPLEAWLVSPLIDISSTRANLVTFDLLASYDNGMFLKVFFTQDFTGDPRTTEWKLLDAAIPYGPSGGSGNVFKTSEIDISCLQGKVWIGFRYLGAAPDKTTTYDLDNFRVLGN; encoded by the coding sequence ATGATTTTTCTTCTGGCTATGACTTTTCACGCTTGTGTGCCAACAGATGATTTTGAAGTCCCGGAACTTGTAGAGGACAGTATATCCATAGATGGAAATTTCACCAGTATTGCCGCAGTTAAGGGTAATTATAAAATAGAGACTGGAGAGATTCATAATTTCAGGGATACCGATACATGGTTTGAAGCTTATGTGATCAGTGATGATTCCGGAGGGAACTTTTATAAAAAGCTCGTTTTACAGGACAAAGCTCAAAATCCTCAATCTGGAATTCAGATTCCGGTTGATGACAATTCCCTGCATCAAACTTATAACTTCGGAAGAAAAGTTTATGTTAAGCTCGACGGTCTTAGTCTTGGATTTAATAATGGTGTTTTACAATTAGGTATTCAGAATAGGGGAGATGTGGTGGCAATTCCTTCTTCGTTAATTGATGATTTTATCGTAAGATCTGAAATCACTTCTGAAATCATTCCGAAGAAACTTTCTATTTCTGAGTTTTCAGAAGAGACTAAGAACCTCTATGTAGAAGTACATGACATTCAATTTGATATCAACCTGGTACGTGAAGCAGAGAGTTTTTCGTTCGCATCTCACAGGTACGATGAGTATGATGGTGAAAGACAATTGGAAAGTTGTACAACTGGAGAGACTGCATTTTTAAGTACCAGCACTTATGCGAATTTTAGATCTTTAATGCTGCCTTCAGGCTCCGGGAATATCAAAGGAGTTCTTAGCCGCAATTATTATGACGAACATTTTGTGCTAATAGTAAATGATCCAACCGCTCTGGATTTTGATGGTGAGAGATGTGATGATCAATTCTTCAAATGCGATTCTGAAGGCATTTTTAATAGAAATGTGATCACGGAAGAGAATTTTGATGGTGTAACCTCCAATACAACGCTTGCCTCCAGAAAGTGGACCAATATCAATGTGAGTGGTGGGGAAAAACGCTTTACACCTACGATGGTAAACGGCAATCGATTATTGAGGATCTCTGCCTACAATACGCTAGAGAATCCACTGGAAGCATGGCTGGTATCTCCGTTGATCGATATCTCCAGTACCAGAGCGAATCTTGTAACCTTTGATCTGCTTGCTTCCTACGATAACGGCATGTTCTTAAAGGTATTTTTCACTCAGGATTTCACTGGTGATCCTAGAACTACGGAGTGGAAGCTACTTGATGCCGCGATACCTTATGGACCATCAGGAGGATCTGGTAACGTCTTCAAAACTTCAGAAATAGATATTTCCTGTCTGCAAGGAAAGGTTTGGATAGGATTTAGATATCTGGGGGCTGCACCAGATAAAACCACTACGTATGATCTCGATAATTTCAGGGTTCTGGGAAATTGA
- a CDS encoding Ig-like domain-containing protein: MKKYTGLFLLALMLGCSGDDDSTPTPTPPVEEENPVATADELSAVQNDSYTFNRAMLLENDELVDNAIITSIDTETEAGGTITDNRDQTYTYEPANDFTGNDTFSYNICVPGDSDRCSSAVVTIIVGDAGEPIAANDSYTTQEGKTYTISNHLDNDQVVDNAEVTSVESTSGNATVTLQNDGSILYEPNSDFSGQDTFTYTLCDDDETPSCSTATITMTVEDEGSPVASDDTVVIEAGTSEEVITKLLDNDDLTDDATITSVDDSASNATIILNNDGTVTYTPQVGFMGEDTFTYTICDDDAEASCSTATVTVNIVEAVKFNVPDNLKAYYSDANFTIDPDLLYSELSDFTNAQHTNRLTYTDRHDYLYDADAALDDESMVVLIYSGEIRPDDEFQLGDLDGDESFNTEHIYPQSRLNTEESVSDLHLLRVADVNINSERLNYPFTEGSGEYKLVGGDSWYPGDEWKGDVARMVMYVNLSYGDDFDEVGNLELFLKWNREDPVSAFELQRNDVIEAAQGNRNPFIDNPFLATLIYGGDAAENRWE; the protein is encoded by the coding sequence ATGAAAAAATATACCGGACTCTTTTTGTTGGCACTCATGTTGGGTTGCTCAGGTGATGATGATTCAACACCAACTCCTACGCCACCAGTTGAAGAAGAAAATCCTGTAGCAACAGCAGATGAACTATCAGCTGTTCAAAATGATTCTTACACATTCAACAGAGCTATGCTTTTGGAAAATGATGAACTCGTGGATAACGCGATCATCACCAGCATAGATACCGAAACTGAAGCAGGAGGAACGATCACCGATAATCGTGATCAAACCTATACTTATGAGCCTGCTAACGATTTTACAGGTAATGATACGTTTTCCTATAATATCTGCGTTCCTGGAGATTCCGATAGATGTTCCAGTGCTGTAGTTACCATAATCGTAGGTGATGCCGGAGAACCAATAGCTGCCAATGATAGTTATACTACCCAGGAAGGTAAAACCTATACAATTAGCAATCACCTTGATAATGACCAGGTGGTGGATAATGCTGAAGTTACTTCAGTAGAAAGTACAAGTGGAAACGCTACCGTAACACTACAGAATGATGGGAGTATTTTGTATGAACCTAATTCAGATTTTTCTGGTCAGGATACATTTACTTATACCTTGTGTGACGATGATGAGACACCAAGTTGTTCTACTGCCACGATTACAATGACCGTTGAAGACGAAGGTTCACCGGTTGCTTCAGATGATACTGTTGTAATTGAAGCAGGTACTTCCGAAGAAGTGATCACGAAACTTTTGGATAATGATGATCTAACTGATGATGCCACGATCACTTCCGTAGATGATTCAGCAAGTAACGCGACCATCATATTAAATAATGATGGAACAGTAACCTATACTCCACAAGTCGGTTTTATGGGAGAGGATACATTTACGTATACTATTTGTGATGATGATGCTGAGGCAAGCTGTTCTACAGCTACTGTTACGGTAAATATCGTGGAAGCGGTAAAATTTAATGTTCCTGATAATCTAAAGGCATACTATTCAGACGCTAATTTCACCATAGATCCAGACTTGCTGTATTCAGAGCTATCAGATTTTACAAACGCGCAACATACGAACCGCCTTACTTATACAGATCGTCATGATTACTTATATGATGCAGATGCTGCACTCGATGATGAATCTATGGTAGTTTTAATCTACTCAGGGGAAATTAGACCAGATGATGAATTTCAGTTAGGAGATCTTGACGGTGACGAAAGCTTTAATACAGAGCATATTTATCCTCAGTCTCGTTTAAATACTGAAGAATCTGTGAGTGACCTTCACTTGCTAAGAGTTGCTGATGTAAATATTAATTCTGAAAGGCTTAATTACCCATTTACTGAAGGTAGTGGAGAATACAAGCTTGTAGGCGGTGATAGCTGGTATCCTGGAGATGAGTGGAAGGGTGACGTTGCCAGAATGGTAATGTATGTTAATCTTAGTTACGGTGACGATTTTGATGAAGTTGGAAATCTTGAACTATTCCTGAAGTGGAATCGTGAAGATCCGGTTTCAGCTTTTGAATTACAGCGTAACGACGTGATTGAAGCGGCTCAAGGTAATCGTAACCCATTTATCGATAATCCATTCCTTGCTACGCTAATCTATGGTGGTGATGCTGCGGAAAATCGTTGGGAATAG
- a CDS encoding TonB-dependent receptor — MRKLLLLAMFLTSATIFAQGTVTGVVMDSQTSGPLPGANVMVVGTNNGTMTDFDGNFTLNVAESEGTIKITFVGYTSKEVKFNVTGDTQDLGQIVLGADDNALDEIVVTSFSLAIDRKTPVAVSTISAAEIETKIGNQEFPEVLKSTPGVYANKAGGGFGDAELRMRGFQGENIAVMINGVPVNDMENGQVYWSNWAGLSDVTRTMQTQRGLGAAKVAVPSIAGTVNIVTKTTDAEKGGSIYAATGNDGYTKFGATVSTGKSENGLAATVSASRTVGDGYVDGTEFIGYNYFVNIAKEFGEDHELSFTAFGAPQRHGQRQNRYTIETYRESERGIKFNGDWGYLNGQVTHIEDNFYHKPQMSLNHYWNINENTELSTALYASFGTGGGGGWAGTNKFGLDSKYRDGYLQPVNLDLIVDENIERGADGSETILRASRNDHNWYGALSTLSTDITDDIELLAGIDLRYYKGEHFQEVTDLLGGQYYFDDSNVNNPVNLAKVGDKISYNNDGIVLWEGGFLQGEYSKDDLDIFVSLAASNTSYKRVDYFNNLDSDPNQETDYANFFGYQIKGGANYNFTRTSGVFANIGYFERAPFFDAVFLQFGNNVNPDAENQKIFSTELGYTFRNSVLRANVNIYRTNWRDRTEVYTYNNPDGSLGSANILGINAVHQGLELDFEYRPFEELSITGFASLGDYTWENDVRGVQIFDEEQNLVDEINLFIEGTKVGGTPQTTAGLGVDYEFLTDMRLRANYNYFGDFWSDFDPVSRNNPDAGETWKLPDFGTLDVGLSYNFSVAGFDAALNANVYNITDTEYIANAQNGLQNNARTALVWYGFGRTYTVGAKLNF, encoded by the coding sequence ATGAGGAAATTATTACTCTTAGCGATGTTCTTAACATCTGCTACGATTTTTGCTCAAGGAACTGTTACCGGTGTGGTAATGGATTCCCAAACATCAGGTCCACTTCCAGGAGCTAATGTAATGGTAGTTGGTACTAACAATGGTACAATGACAGATTTCGACGGAAACTTCACTTTGAATGTTGCGGAATCTGAAGGTACTATTAAAATTACCTTCGTAGGTTACACTTCTAAGGAAGTGAAATTCAATGTTACTGGCGACACTCAGGATCTAGGACAGATCGTTCTGGGTGCAGATGACAACGCATTGGATGAGATCGTGGTAACAAGTTTCTCACTTGCTATCGACAGAAAAACACCAGTAGCTGTTTCAACTATTAGTGCTGCAGAGATCGAAACCAAGATTGGTAACCAGGAATTTCCTGAAGTGCTAAAATCTACTCCTGGAGTATATGCTAACAAAGCCGGTGGTGGTTTTGGTGATGCTGAACTTCGTATGAGAGGATTTCAAGGTGAAAACATCGCAGTAATGATAAATGGTGTTCCTGTAAACGACATGGAAAATGGTCAAGTTTATTGGAGTAACTGGGCAGGTCTTTCTGATGTAACAAGAACTATGCAAACTCAAAGAGGTTTGGGAGCTGCTAAAGTCGCTGTTCCATCTATCGCTGGTACGGTGAATATTGTAACGAAAACTACAGATGCTGAGAAAGGTGGAAGTATCTACGCTGCAACTGGTAACGATGGTTACACTAAGTTTGGTGCTACTGTATCTACTGGGAAGTCTGAAAATGGACTTGCTGCAACAGTTTCTGCTTCGAGAACAGTTGGAGATGGTTATGTAGATGGTACTGAATTTATTGGGTATAACTACTTCGTAAACATTGCAAAGGAATTTGGTGAAGATCACGAACTTTCTTTTACTGCTTTTGGTGCGCCGCAAAGACACGGTCAGCGTCAAAATAGATACACTATCGAAACTTACCGAGAAAGTGAAAGAGGTATTAAATTTAACGGAGACTGGGGTTACTTAAATGGTCAGGTTACTCATATCGAGGACAACTTCTACCACAAACCACAAATGTCTTTAAACCACTATTGGAATATTAATGAGAATACTGAATTATCTACTGCACTTTACGCTTCCTTTGGAACAGGTGGAGGTGGTGGATGGGCCGGAACTAACAAGTTTGGTCTTGATTCTAAATACAGAGATGGTTACCTGCAACCGGTAAATCTTGATCTAATCGTAGATGAGAACATTGAAAGAGGTGCTGATGGTTCTGAAACTATTTTAAGAGCTTCTAGAAACGACCACAACTGGTATGGTGCACTTTCTACTTTATCTACAGATATTACAGATGATATCGAACTTCTTGCAGGTATCGATTTAAGATACTACAAAGGAGAGCACTTCCAGGAAGTAACAGATCTTCTAGGTGGACAGTACTACTTTGATGATTCTAACGTGAACAATCCTGTAAATCTTGCAAAGGTTGGAGACAAGATTAGCTACAACAATGATGGTATCGTTCTTTGGGAAGGTGGATTCCTTCAAGGAGAGTATTCAAAAGATGATTTAGATATCTTCGTTTCTCTTGCAGCTTCGAACACATCTTATAAGCGTGTTGATTACTTCAACAACCTTGATTCAGATCCTAATCAGGAAACTGACTACGCAAATTTCTTTGGATACCAGATCAAAGGTGGAGCGAACTACAACTTCACTAGAACTAGTGGTGTATTTGCAAATATCGGGTACTTTGAAAGAGCACCTTTCTTTGATGCAGTATTTCTTCAATTCGGAAATAACGTAAATCCAGATGCTGAAAATCAAAAGATCTTTAGTACTGAACTTGGATATACTTTTAGAAATTCTGTTTTAAGAGCCAACGTCAACATTTACAGAACTAATTGGAGAGATAGAACTGAAGTTTATACTTATAACAATCCTGATGGGTCTCTTGGATCAGCTAATATCTTGGGTATTAACGCAGTACACCAGGGTCTGGAATTAGATTTTGAATACCGTCCTTTCGAGGAACTTTCTATCACAGGCTTTGCATCATTGGGTGACTACACTTGGGAAAATGATGTTAGAGGTGTACAGATCTTTGACGAAGAGCAGAATTTAGTTGATGAGATCAACCTTTTCATCGAGGGTACTAAAGTAGGTGGTACGCCACAAACTACTGCTGGTCTTGGAGTAGACTATGAGTTCCTGACAGATATGAGATTAAGAGCTAACTATAACTACTTCGGTGATTTCTGGTCAGATTTTGATCCGGTAAGCCGTAACAATCCTGATGCTGGTGAAACATGGAAACTTCCAGATTTTGGAACGCTTGATGTAGGTCTTTCTTACAACTTCTCTGTAGCTGGATTTGATGCTGCTTTGAATGCGAACGTTTATAACATTACAGATACAGAATATATTGCTAATGCACAGAATGGTCTTCAGAACAACGCACGTACTGCACTTGTATGGTACGGTTTCGGAAGAACTTACACTGTAGGAGCTAAACTTAACTTCTAA
- the pgi gene encoding glucose-6-phosphate isomerase translates to MKNINPTTTKAWKELEDHYKEIQVEHMKNMFNNDEDRAEKFTIKWEDFYLDYSKNRMNDTTGKLLNKLAAECGLKEAMDAYFQGEAINQTEGRPVLHTALRASKNANVQVHGENVIPEVQEVKEKIRTFTDEVIEGKRKGFTGKKFTDIVNIGIGGSDLGPVMVADSLKFYQNHLNLHFISNVDGDHVHDTIQDLNPETTLYVIVSKTFTTMETISNATTVREWFLQKAPENEVSKHFVAVSTNLNKVESFGIDPDNIFPMWDWVGGRFSLWSAVGLSVALGIGYNNFESLLEGARKMDDHFRNTDFEKNIPVQLALISIWYNNFFGAESEAVIPYSQYLDKFPSYLQQAIMESNGKSVDRNGEKVNYQTGTIIWGEPGTNSQHAFFQLIHQGTKLIPADFIGFKESLFGDQGHHDKLMANYFAQTEALLNGKTEEVVEEELRSMRFSQEEIDRIKSFKVFEGNNPTNTLLVQKLTPESLGKLIAMYEHKIFVQGVIWNIFSYDQWGVELGKQLANKILSEFEFNNSEGHDSSTQNLLKFYMN, encoded by the coding sequence ATGAAAAATATAAATCCAACCACTACCAAAGCCTGGAAGGAATTAGAAGATCATTATAAAGAGATCCAGGTTGAACATATGAAGAATATGTTCAATAACGATGAAGATAGAGCTGAAAAATTCACCATTAAATGGGAGGATTTTTATCTTGATTACAGTAAGAACCGGATGAATGACACTACTGGGAAATTACTAAATAAGCTTGCTGCTGAATGTGGTTTGAAGGAAGCAATGGATGCATATTTTCAAGGTGAGGCTATCAACCAGACAGAAGGAAGACCGGTTCTACATACTGCTTTAAGAGCTTCAAAAAACGCAAATGTTCAGGTGCATGGTGAAAATGTAATTCCTGAAGTGCAGGAAGTAAAAGAAAAGATAAGAACTTTTACTGATGAGGTAATCGAAGGAAAACGTAAAGGTTTTACCGGGAAGAAATTTACCGACATAGTAAATATAGGAATTGGAGGGTCTGATCTTGGACCGGTGATGGTTGCTGATAGCCTGAAATTCTACCAGAATCATCTGAACTTACATTTTATATCTAATGTAGATGGAGATCATGTACATGATACCATTCAGGATCTAAATCCAGAAACGACCCTTTACGTGATAGTTTCAAAAACTTTCACGACCATGGAAACAATAAGTAATGCTACTACGGTTAGAGAATGGTTTCTACAAAAGGCTCCTGAAAATGAAGTTTCAAAACATTTTGTAGCGGTTTCTACCAATTTAAATAAAGTTGAAAGCTTCGGAATTGATCCTGACAATATTTTCCCGATGTGGGATTGGGTTGGAGGTAGATTCTCTTTATGGAGTGCTGTAGGTCTTTCAGTAGCACTTGGAATTGGATACAACAATTTTGAATCTCTTCTGGAAGGTGCTCGAAAAATGGATGATCACTTCAGAAATACAGATTTCGAAAAAAATATTCCTGTTCAGCTGGCTTTAATAAGTATATGGTATAATAATTTCTTCGGCGCTGAAAGTGAAGCGGTGATCCCTTATTCTCAATACCTGGATAAATTTCCATCATACCTGCAACAGGCGATTATGGAAAGTAACGGGAAAAGTGTAGACCGTAACGGCGAGAAAGTAAATTACCAGACCGGAACGATCATCTGGGGAGAACCAGGAACTAATTCACAACATGCATTTTTCCAGTTGATCCACCAGGGAACCAAGCTTATTCCTGCAGATTTTATTGGCTTTAAAGAAAGCCTATTTGGAGATCAGGGGCATCACGATAAATTAATGGCGAACTATTTTGCCCAAACTGAAGCTCTTCTTAATGGTAAAACTGAAGAAGTAGTGGAAGAAGAGTTACGCTCTATGAGATTTAGCCAGGAAGAAATTGACAGGATCAAATCATTTAAAGTATTTGAAGGTAATAATCCAACGAATACCTTATTGGTTCAAAAATTAACTCCGGAAAGTCTGGGGAAACTTATCGCCATGTATGAACATAAGATATTTGTACAGGGCGTAATCTGGAATATCTTTAGTTACGATCAATGGGGAGTTGAATTAGGAAAACAATTGGCGAACAAGATACTTTCAGAATTTGAATTTAATAATTCTGAAGGTCATGATTCTTCAACACAAAACCTGTTGAAGTTTTATATGAATTAA